Within Macaca nemestrina isolate mMacNem1 chromosome 12, mMacNem.hap1, whole genome shotgun sequence, the genomic segment TCCAAATTAATAGAACCAAATTTGTTTAACTTGGAAAAATCTGACCACTCCACTCTAACTTGAATTTGTGTTTCTTTCAATTACAGCCTTTTTATTTGATTGATAAGGGGATGAAATCTAGTATACTGTCTCCATTTTTGCTAAGCTTCTTGCTTCTTTTACAGGAGAAACTTATAAAAGAAATGGACTATTTGTGGAGAATCAATCAAGAGACACAAAACCATCTAAATCAGGAAACTAGAAAATTTCGTTCGTTAGTggtaagaatgaaaatatttcctttatttttacgCAAATAAAGACAATGTTGGCTTATACTTTTTAGCTAAATTCAAATTACCAGTTAAAAGATAGTGATTTCATCCCAAGAAAATGTAGTGATTTCAACTGATATAATAGGAATCGCAAATACAGAAGCCCACACAAGCTAGCCAAATTAATTCTAGTATATTGGATAAATGGCATGATATGTATTCTAGTTCAAATTTGAAGGTTAATATAAACTTTTTCAGACACTGGAGATGAGGCAACATTTCTCTAAGATTGGGtgtgaggaagaggaaagaaatagaatagtatatagagtaaaaatatagtaaaagtaaaaaaaaaaaaaaccgtataATATGATGTATGGCTAATTGTTCTTTAACATTTAGCGAATCAGACATGGAAAAATCCTAAAAGAGAGATTAATAGAGGAAATAATTGACTCAGTAAGAACTGTAAAAAAGGATCACAGTGACAGAAACCAGGAGTCTTTATAtaggttttaatttaaaaagggagagagaatagGAATATTGAAAAAGATGGACAGAAAAAAACACCAAATATTCAAGACTCTTTGCAAGAGTGAGgcagaaagtttacaaattgcTTGATTACACCCAGCATATAATTATTTGAACTTTTCTATtgagagtgagaacatgtaattcTTTTAACCAAACATCTCTGCAGGACTATGTGTCAATAAGGAAGGTGATAACCACTATTCAATATCAAAAGATGCATCTACTTCTCGATGAGGAGGAGCAACTGCATCTGCAGGCACTggaaagagaagcaaaagagCTTTTCCAACAACTACAAGACAGTCAAGTGAGAATGACCCAACATTTAGAAAGGATGAAAGACATGTACAGAGAGCTGTGGGAGACGTGCCATATGCCTGTCGTGGAGCTGCTCCAGGTGAGGAGGGAGGGTCCATCCTCAGAGACAGGAAGTCCTTGCTGGACATTGCTGCCAGGACATGCAAATGTCACCTGCATATGTCACTGCTCTAAGCTAAGTGACACATGCTGTCTGACTCCCACCATTATAGTACATCTGTCCAGTCACTTATTACTGGAGACTTTGGTAATCTTTGGGAAATTTTTGCCATTTTAGGAGATCACATATAACAAAATTCTCTTCAACATAATTTAGAGTACTATCCACACAGAGAGATCATCTAAAATCATTAGAACTTGAGGCTAGGGGAAGGTTAGTAATACTCCATTTATATGCCGTAGTTCCTCCTCACTCTCTGATGTCCCATACAACAGTGATTTGCTAAAGCCATTGAGGGGTTTCCCCTTGCCTGGGCGAGGTTTGTGAAAGTTGCTCATCAATGTCCGTGTACTCTGTTTCTCATATGGTTCTGCTCTGTTTTTTACCAGTTGTCATGAGTGGTCAGACCTTTCCTTGGAAATAAGATTGGGAAATTAATGACACTGGAAACCTAGATATCTTTGCTTTACTCTACCATCTCTTGCTCAGCTCCTTTCTTCTTCATGCCCACTGATGATGCTTTCCATTATTTAGTTGAGGTTCTGTTATTAACGTAGCCTTGAATGATTACTTAGAGGGGAATGAAGAgagatacacatttttaaaacactaaaacagaaagaaaaaagagtatgaGAAAAGATGCAGAAGGAAAAATCTCTCATAATTaacattgtcttttattttttgcaggaTGTGGGAAATGTATCAGCAAGGTGAGTTTACActaaaaaaatgctttttctgagaAGTTCATTCTCTTGTGAATGAACGGGGTGTACACATTTTGAGGTACTAATATCATTCTCAGTGGCTATTTCCATTTTTGGTTTAAAAGAGAGCCTGAGGTCTTCTCTTTGGTCTGGAAAGTTTTcatcttaaaatttgtatgaattcaaatatatgtaaaaacagTTTGCCATTCTGAAGTTTGTTCTTCCCAGTCCATCCATCCTGTCCAGCCCTACCCCACAGATCTTAATACAAAATTACTTTGAGGAATCATAGAGGTGTCTTCTACTCTGGAGGGgtaggagattaaaaaaaaaaaaaaaaaaaaagactgagggaggagagagaTTCCCTCTGGGTGTCCTGAGGAGGAAGGTTTTGTTCCTAAAAGTGTCAATGACCTGGACCTACTCCATCACAATACACCCAGTTCTAGGAAAGACCTCAGGAAAATGGTTGCCTTGGGACCCTCAGCAGCAGGGTGTTCAGGCTGGaattattctcttttgttttgcaCAAAAGATGAAAGCTTTTTGTCTCAGTGAATATTCTATGTTAGACAGTGACTAGCATTAGTGACAGCTACAGGCTCAGGTCCCAAAGatttttgtttgagttttttgctCTCTGAAATGTTTCCAAGATTTTTGCATACCCTCAGGGGGTATTATGCGGAGAGGGACGCAATGTCTTTTAATGACTTTAGAAGTTGTGTAATGTCTGAAAACAACATATGTGGGGAAATTGGgtttttatgcaaaaaaaaaaaaatcagaaaaagcaaCCTCTTCTGGCCCTTGGAGTGTGGAATAAAATGTGCATGCAGTTAACCAAAACATGAATTCCTCAGAATTCATGTTTCCAGAATTCTGAGGAAACATGTTATATGAAAATATGATATCTTTGTATGATGGTATGATTAGCTCTGGGCCTGGACATATAGCTGAGGCCATTTTTTTTGCAGGGCTGATTTGGCACAGATGCAAAAGCCCCAGCCAGTGTACCCAGAGCTTACTTCATGGCGCATAACTGGAGTCCTAGACATGCTCAACAACTTCAGAGGTAAGATCCAGCTGCTTAGCAGTCCAGCCTCAAATCATTTGCTTATTGCGTCCCTTGGTCGAGGCTTTTCCCATTTAAGTTGTATTATTTTTGACATGTAGGTAATACATAGTTTTCCAAAGCATGTGCATCTTCTCTACCTGCATAGTAATACTACAAAGATCAAAACTCAATTTCCTGAGTTAGAGTTTGATGAAAATGTAAAGCAAGGTACATACTTTGTCTGCAGAATAAGAGGACAAAGAGTATTCAGGTCATGTAGTTATGAAGACCCTAGTTGTCACGGTGGCATCAGTATTTCGTGTTAgttcaatttaattcaattttgagGGTTAGATTTGGCATAATGGTTTTTAATTGGCTCTATTCCATGTGCATTTACATGCATTCTTCAAGTAAcctttattatttacaaaatcagAGCATTTTGataaaaaaatgactaaaatatcCATAATCAGGACAATTTTAATGCCATCATATACGTAACAACTGAAAGGTGAGGGATCTGTGAACATGGCCTAAGCATGTTACCTCCATTCAAGAGGGCAGGTCTAGGTAGCAGAGGGCAGGAATGCAGAGTAGATTGAATCAGGAGCTAAAGAGATATTGTAAAGCCAGAGTATTCCTTTCAGAAACTTATAAACTTTACATGTGTCAATTTCTACCAAAGTTTAGAGGTTTGAGACTATAACAGGCATAACTTACATTCCAATAAATACTCACATCATGGCAAAGTGATGTCTACCTGTTGATGATCTTAAAGACAAATAATACAAGAAGattttctattaaagaaaaaaaaaccattttatatATGTCCTGAAAAAAACTATGCAGAGGTAGACATTAAATCATTACTTCGCCCAGTGATATGGTCacattttttctctattatttaagGAATAgtatataattgtatgtgctgtAGAGTTTTAATGACATTTCATCTTCATGGATGCATGGCGCTGAACTCTCTTGGCTtcctcttttctgtattttcttggaAGAAAAGCAACTGAAGTGAATAATTGGGCCACAGAGCCTCTGTCCCTCATAGCACTCGCTAATATAGTACTTTTTCCTTGTCAGTGGATAATGCTCTGAGCACGGAAATGACTCCTTGCTATATAAGCCTTTCTGAGGATGTGAGACGTGTGATATTTGGAGACGACCATCGCAGTGCACCCATGGATCCCCAGGGAGTGGAGAGCTTTGCTGTGTGGGGAGCGCAAGCGTTCAACTCTGGCAGGCATTACTGGGAAGTGGATGTGACCCACTCCTCCACCTGGATTCTGGGAGTCTGTAGAGATTCCACGACAGCAGATAGCAGTATCCTTATTGATTCTGatgaaacatttttgttaatttcctCAAAGAGGAGCAATGGTTATAGTCTCTCCACCAACTCTCCACCTTTGAttcagcatgtgcaaaggcctctGGGTCGGGTTGGGGTGTTTCTGGATTATGATAATGGATCTGTGAGTTTTTTTGATGTTTCTAAAGGTTCTATTATCTATGGTTTTCCTCTtgcctc encodes:
- the LOC139357357 gene encoding tripartite motif-containing protein 64C-like; translation: MDSDTLQAFQNELICSICMNYFIDPVTIDCGHSFCRPCLYFCWEEGRAPMRCPECREISVKPDFNTNVVLKKLASLARQTRPQNINNSHSICVLHEETKELFCEADKRLLCGPCSESPEHMAHSHSPIGWAAEECREKLIKEMDYLWRINQETQNHLNQETRKFRSLVDYVSIRKVITTIQYQKMHLLLDEEEQLHLQALEREAKELFQQLQDSQVRMTQHLERMKDMYRELWETCHMPVVELLQDVGNVSARADLAQMQKPQPVYPELTSWRITGVLDMLNNFRVDNALSTEMTPCYISLSEDVRRVIFGDDHRSAPMDPQGVESFAVWGAQAFNSGRHYWEVDVTHSSTWILGVCRDSTTADSSILIDSDETFLLISSKRSNGYSLSTNSPPLIQHVQRPLGRVGVFLDYDNGSVSFFDVSKGSIIYGFPLASFSSPLRPFFCFGCT